One window of the Synechococcus sp. CC9311 genome contains the following:
- a CDS encoding inositol monophosphatase family protein has product MPDPLTPQQLERVHLLLDQVAEHQRNDFGHIVSDVKPDGSLITACDRWSDAAFVQGLAEIAPGEGVLSEEGSQECPSSQAYWVVDPLDGTTNFAAGIPYWAISIARFVNGEPSEAFLDIPSLRQRIVAIRGQGAWRNQKRLTPESRVAAGSSCISLCSRSIRVLQKRPNHSFPGKIRLLGVASLNLVSVAMGQTAGALEATPKIWDLAAAWLVLTELSCPLIWLGPHPAHLQPGWDLSEMGFPVVAAGSQKQLERLAPWGELLLKG; this is encoded by the coding sequence GTGCCTGACCCGCTTACTCCTCAGCAACTCGAGCGAGTGCATCTCTTACTTGATCAAGTTGCAGAACATCAGCGCAATGACTTTGGCCACATCGTGTCCGACGTCAAACCGGATGGAAGCTTGATCACAGCCTGTGATCGATGGAGTGATGCTGCCTTTGTTCAGGGACTAGCCGAAATAGCCCCTGGTGAGGGGGTCCTCAGTGAAGAAGGAAGCCAGGAGTGTCCGTCGAGCCAGGCGTACTGGGTGGTTGATCCCTTGGATGGCACCACCAATTTCGCTGCTGGGATTCCTTACTGGGCTATTTCGATTGCAAGATTCGTGAATGGTGAGCCTTCAGAGGCGTTTCTCGATATCCCTTCTTTGCGCCAAAGGATCGTTGCGATTCGAGGACAAGGGGCTTGGCGGAATCAAAAACGGTTGACCCCCGAAAGCAGGGTTGCGGCTGGAAGTTCTTGCATATCTCTTTGCAGTAGATCCATTCGCGTTCTCCAGAAAAGACCAAACCATTCCTTTCCAGGAAAAATTCGTCTTTTGGGTGTTGCAAGCCTCAATTTGGTCAGTGTGGCGATGGGCCAAACCGCGGGTGCGCTCGAGGCCACTCCCAAAATTTGGGACTTAGCTGCAGCTTGGCTCGTGCTCACTGAACTGAGCTGCCCCTTGATTTGGCTCGGCCCTCACCCTGCTCATTTGCAACCAGGCTGGGATCTCTCAGAGATGGGCTTCCCTGTGGTGGCGGCTGGCTCTCAGAAGCAGCTGGAACGCTTGGCGCCTTGGGGAGAGCTTCTGCTGAAGGGTTGA